One segment of Plasmodium vivax chromosome 14, whole genome shotgun sequence DNA contains the following:
- a CDS encoding early transcribed membrane protein (ETRAMP) (encoded by transcript PVX_121950A) encodes MNISKIFAFFFLLCATEKLLIVCASRILSSIEKDLAPLKNIDDTLAEKNRKKKIYYSLISSGIFVFVAIALGIGFYINEKEEEYYFKKYALFRDKRFQFENPRDGQVPSTSREYVEPPGINKVNIKGPLVENTNENDVPIKKFNIFLDNARIAMRHHFSNLSQPQQEYYLNDRDYIRKVVQSLEERRNVHLSRMQEDMAVLNMEDFLQKISKE; translated from the coding sequence ATGaacatttcaaaaatatttgcctttttttttttgttatgtgCGACCGAAAAGTTATTAATTGTGTGCGCTAGTCGGATCCTGTCGTCAATTGAAAAGGATTTAGCgccattaaaaaatatcgaTGATACtttggcagaaaaaaataggaaaaaaaaaatttattactcTTTAATATCCTCGGGCATATTTGTCTTTGTTGCCATAGCACTGGGAATTGggttttatataaatgaaaaagaagaagaatattattttaagaaatatgCCCTGTTCAGAGATAAACGATTTCAGTTTGAAAATCCAAGAGATGGACAAGTGCCCAGTACCAGCAGAGAATATGTGGAGCCACCAGGAATAAAtaaagtaaatataaaaggaCCACTAGTCGAAAACACAAACGAAAATGATGTtcctataaaaaaatttaatatcttCTTGGACAATGCAAGGATAGCCATGCGGCACCATTTCAGCAATTTATCACAGCCACAACAGGAGTATTATCTAAATGACCGGGACTATATAAGAAAGGTTGTGCAATCCTTGgaggaaagaagaaatgtCCATCTGTCCAGGATGCAAGAAGACATGGCAGTTTTGAACATGGAGGACTTTCTGCAGAAAATTTCGAAAGAGTAG
- a CDS encoding gap, putative (encoded by transcript PVX_121945A), with protein sequence MSNSAKCNYRRLSLFASLSVMFLCGSTFVSKFDTNVVKTYCEQPSCQKEEVFGRILGQAGVQGVISARNELIGFRRRSVYYQMDKLMDCLFRGFLDTLMWFTEEVYKSDGSGASNDTAMIEKIIRKQMYTEGVTLSNRTVTNEVQRTKERHDEIAAQGTTSEVVKRMMKLYEYENNLSKETMKKISAPHRTESIHDILNAEKIKLKIKKKLETMPYTYDDAIIDSVAARIIGRVTDISKDENIM encoded by the coding sequence ATGAGCAATTCAGCGAAATGCAATTACAGGAGGTTATCCCTCTTTGCTAGTTTATCCGTGATGTTTTTGTGTGGTTCTACTTTTGTTTCTAAATTTGATACGAATGTAGTGAAGACCTATTGTGAGCAACCATCCTGTCAGAAGGAAGAAGTATTCGGAAGGATTCTTGGGCAGGCAGGAGTACAGGGAGTGATAAGTGCGAGGAATGAATTAATTGGTTTTAGAAGAAGATCTGTTTATTACCAGATGGATAAACTTATGGATTGTTTATTTAGAGGATTTTTAGATACATTAATGTGGTTTACAGAAGAAGTTTACAAATCGGATGGAAGTGGAGCTTCTAACGATACTGCAATGATTGAGAAAATTATTAGAAAACAAATGTACACAGAGGGTGTTACTCTTTCAAATAGAACGGTAACGAATGAAGTGCAGAGAACGAAGGAGCGTCACGACGAAATTGCAGCGCAGGGAACCACCTCCGAGGTAGTCAAACGTATGATGAAGCTGTacgaatatgaaaataatttatccaAAGAaacgatgaaaaaaattagtgcTCCACATAGAACAGAAAGCATACATGACATCTTGAATGCAGAAAAGATAAAACttaaaattaagaagaagTTGGAAACCATGCCGTACACTTACGATGATGCTATTATTGATTCTGTGGCAGCCAGAATTATTGGACGCGTTACGGACATATCTAAGGACGAAAATATTATGTag
- a CDS encoding hypothetical protein (encoded by transcript PVX_121955A) produces MNYLKVLICAIVLLFLYAQELNALRGKKKEIIVLPNYDDLFLRNGGYKIILPHEYVDNNNLDESLLRMIKITRNKFKRIKKSKTRLRDNCYHLGLHLGLRILHHLTVLTFRMMNLHMKKQARRRSKAKSKNLPPP; encoded by the exons ATGAATTATCTGAAAGTGTTAATTTGTGCAATAGTTTTGCTCTTTCTTTACGCCCAAGAATTAAATGCCTTGCGaggaaagaagaaggagataATTGTGTTGCCAAATTACG ATGACCTGTTTTTGCGAAATGGTGGGTACAAGATAATTCTACCACATGAATATGTAGACAATAACAATTTGGACGAATCCCTTTTGCGCATGATTAAAATTACaaggaacaaatttaaaagaataaaaaaatccaaaacTAGACTTCGAGATAATTGCTACCATTTGGGCCTGCACCTTGGCTTGCGTATTTTACACCATCTTACTGTTTTAACCTTTCGAATGATGAATCTGCATATGAAAAAGCAAGCCAGGCGTAGGAGTAAGGCGAAGAGTAAAAATTTGCCTCCGCCTTAA